In a single window of the Bactrocera dorsalis isolate Fly_Bdor chromosome 2, ASM2337382v1, whole genome shotgun sequence genome:
- the LOC105230216 gene encoding neurochondrin homolog, with protein sequence MADVPEAIKKCAAMLKGTKSETEKFAALFMVTKLVKGKDCTTAAKKLLFEAIGFGFLKKLLNGKNLPDDCPPLVYKSVALSILTCFCQEEELATHKDMIEAIPTLLEIVETADDDDYEDNLIVVSESYSCLKSIATYEPGQQALLSIGAIPKMSQIYSAQSFQTDEALHLIVLLVNKFGTASWSDDPKPFHALVQRIALDMETENSERKYELCNILSSILITCRRDVIVNSLEGEIWPESIFKAIGDILKAKIGPKQREPALHLIATTLQVLGIQWAFMDDQKTVFLAVLQLAAIEVRMQMDEKKLETTFKRADLITCCFVILELCIEHMANDQIDLEPKEKQTTYTALKGAFNQVLAVLTRVSQDKIKDNGSPHDKAFICAIVRILSAWLAQETTAMRPAIYKILPFMFKVGNESFHDLKAWRNGSREGEQPVDVLRVMLPALCHLALEDDARKILFTTKQDEILLEQIEFYFTIAHYKRPPIPRAERLKRMNEPDPVPTPKQLEEMKDARAAIVSLCNILMNLTVLEPKLAEDSPLFANVLKFVVENLPELKDTPDNLVMHGHLAVLGLLLLKQQSKRVKQNDFSFCRYIQATIRFLWDAYNIDESNDPTALVVSIAYKEHWMEISELWFLGMQTISGVLALVPWLSEFAIESGWAEGIVQTLKKVKIGTLPPNVKSAYEDFLSQLVEVNSSVVAVLKKADALRVCRNHRMMDLGKKLFGD encoded by the coding sequence ATGGCTGACGTACCGGAAGCTATTAAGAAATGCGCCGCCATGTTGAAGGGCACCAAAAGTGAGACGGAGAAATTTGCAGCGCTCTTCATGGTAACGAAACTGGTGAAGGGTAAGGACTGCACAACAGCTGCCAAAAAATTACTCTTCGAAGCGATCGGCTTCGGGTTTCTTAAAAAGTTACTAAATGGCAAAAATCTACCCGATGATTGCCCACCACTCGTCTATAAAAGTGTTGCGCTGTCGATACTCACCTGCTTCTGCCAGGAGGAGGAGCTGGCCACACACAAGGACATGATCGAAGCCATACCAACCTTGTTGGAGATCGTCGAAACAGCAGACGATGACGATTACGAGGATAATTTAATTGTCGTCAGCGAATCGTACAGTTGCTTGAAAAGTATCGCCACCTACGAACCGGGTCAACAAGCACTGCTGAGTATTGGTGCCATACCGAAGATGTCGCAAATCTACTCAGCACAAAGTTTCCAAACTGACGAAGCTTTACATCTGATCGTTTTGTTGGTCAACAAATTTGGCACAGCGTCCTGGTCTGACGATCCGAAACCTTTCCATGCGCTCGTGCAGCGTATAGCATTGGATATGGAGACGGAGAATAGCGAACGCAAATACGAGCTGTGCAACATACTCTCATCCATACTGATCACCTGTCGTCGGGATGTGATCGTAAACTCGCTGGAGGGCGAAATTTGGCCCGAAAGCATTTTCAAAGCCATTGGCGATATTTTGAAGGCGAAAATTGGTCCCAAACAACGCGAACCCGCTTTACACCTGATTGCGACCACCTTGCAGGTGCTTGGTATACAGTGGGCTTTCATGGATGATCAAAAGACAGTGTTTCTTGCAGTACTTCAACTGGCTGCAATTGAAGTGCGCATGCAAATGGACGAGAAAAAACTGGAGACCACATTCAAACGCGCCGATCTCATCACTTGCTGCTTTGTCATACTTGAACTCTGCATCGAGCATATGGCTAACGATCAGATAGATTTGGAgccgaaagaaaagcaaaccACCTACACCGCACTGAAGGGCGCCTTCAATCAGGTATTAGCCGTATTGACACGCGTCTCACAAGACAAAATCAAAGATAACGGCAGTCCACACGACAAAGCTTTCATCTGCGCCATAGTACGCATACTCTCCGCTTGGTTGGCACAAGAAACGACCGCTATGCGTCCCGCCATCTACAAAATTCTACCCTTCATGTTCAAGGTAGGCAACGAGTCATTCCATGACCTTAAAGCTTGGCGCAATGGCTCACGCGAAGGTGAGCAACCGGTTGATGTACTGCGCGTCATGCTGCCAGCGCTATGTCACTTGGCTTTGGAGGATGATGCACGCAAAATCTTATTCACCACAAAGCAAGATGAAATACTGCTCGAACAAATCGAGTTCTACTTTACCATTGCGCATTACAAGCGTCCACCAATACCACGCGCCGAGCGTCTAAAGCGCATGAACGAACCCGATCCGGTGCCCACACCCAAACAGCTGGAAGAAATGAAGGACGCACGTGCTGCCATAGTCTCACTGTGCAACATCTTGATGAACTTGACTGTGCTGGAGCCAAAATTGGCCGAAGACTCACCGCTCTTCGCGAACGTACTGAAGTTTGTGGTGGAAAATCTACCCGAACTTAAAGACACACCCGATAATCTGGTTATGCACGGACATCTGGCCGTACTCGGCTTACTGCTGCTCAAGCAACAATCCAAACGCGTCAAACAAAATGATTTCTCCTTCTGCCGCTACATACAGGCCACCATACGTTTCCTATGGGATGCCTACAACATCGACGAGTCCAACGATCCCACCGCTTTGGTCGTCTCTATTGCTTACAAAGAACATTGGATGGAAATTTCCGAACTATGGTTCCTTGGCATGCAAACTATAAGCGGTGTTTTGGCTTTGGTGCCATGGCTGTCAGAGTTCGCCATCGAATCCGGTTGGGCTGAGGGCATCGTGCAGACATTGAAAAAGGTCAAAATCGGCACGTTGCCACCCAACGTCAAGTCCGCCTATGAGGACTTCCTATCGCAATTGGTCGAGGTGAACTCATCCGTGGTGGCGGTGCTGAAGAAGGCCGACGCATTGCGTGTCTGTCGCAATCACCGCATGATGGACTTGGGCAAGAAACTTTTCGGCGATTAG